A region of the Phaseolus vulgaris cultivar G19833 chromosome 11, P. vulgaris v2.0, whole genome shotgun sequence genome:
ATTTTGCTTAGTAACGATttagtttctttattttgtaaTGATGCCTGTCTGCATCATTTCCCTCACTTCCAAAACATGTCAAACCACTAGAGTGAAATCACGCCATCAGCATTCATCGATGGACACTGGAAAAGTTTTATACTAACTCACAAATTTATGTGGTTGCATtccaaattaatttatatttttacaagattgttttgttaaaagtattttattcGAAACTATTTCGTAATTACTTATGTGCTATTCTGAAGAATGAGACAAAAGAGATGAATTACAAAGAAGTTTGTATGTTATCCGGGATTCTGTGACAGCAAATCTGAAAGGCTTTGGGACTAACTGATATAAAAGTtgcaaattttgagaaaataatAACTTAGTATCTTATCTTTATGTTTTGATCTTTATTCTGTTGTCATTACGTTAGACTAGTTTAATCCTTCcatgctcttttttttttcttttttgattttatgctaacaaaaagaaaaaaaatgcaaataaaaGAGAGAAGTAATGGAAGAGAATAGTGTAATTTGAtgaaaaagaaaggaagaaaactATCTTTCGCTATACAGTTACTTTCGAAATAGACATTTCTTTGAtgattgataaaatattattacatttaAGAGTAAAATAGAATATATATGTATACTGATAAAAGATTTTTCCACAGGATATTATACAAAATACTTTCGGCCATTAACACATctaaatttaattgaaatttgaaaCACGTACATTTACACAGAGTTGCTTGTGAATTTTCATTACTCCGTTTGTAAgggaaaaaaacattttttattcaatgGTAGTGCACCATTTACCAAATTCTGCACATCTTCAACGAACTAAGGCCAATAATGCCGCAACTAGCACATTTTACTCAATGCAAAGAATGCACAAATGTTAAGAAACTTGTTCTCAGCAGAGATGACAAGATGCTAAGTTATTTGACATGGAACTATTATCTCAGTTAAAAGTTTATTGGAatgaaaaaaaacttataatttaggttatttaaaaaattctttaGACCTTATGTAAgttaatctataaaatatttattatttttatattaaatttattatatatatatataaaagaaaatcattaaataaaaactaatttaaaaaaaaaaataattagttactatagtgactaaattagagaccaattggtttctaaattagtttctattattgttaaatggtttttaaatttgtatgtaattaataaccaaggtttttgctaccaaatttagaatctaaataattgatagttaaaaccttggtagctaaccaatttagaaactatttaacaataatagaaactaatttagaaactaattttttttaagtttttaaaatgatctataatttagtcactatagcaactaattattttttgtctctaaaattagtttctatttcatgattttcttgtagtgtatctcgtttaaaatattatattttttaattattaaatatgttgATCTACATAAAAAACAATACTTATAAGATTATTGATTTAAAATCCTTATTGGAgatagtttatttttaaaataagtattaGTTTATTATGCTATAATATAAATACAATCTTATATAGTAGCGTAAACACTACTGATGACAATGCGGGCTAGTTTGCCCCTTATACCTTCGCCTTGTGTTTagtccacaaaatgtaagtcaGGTTGGTTGTCCCGCATAAAGAGTGTGAGTTTATTTTACTAGTCCGCCGCGCATAAGAGGTATCCCCTGGATTTGGGGTCAGCTCGCgtaaggaaaatatttttcttaaatgaaaatttaattataaaaaaatatttctgttgctgaaaaattaaaatttcatcattattttaattcatccaattaagataaaaaaatatataaaaacattcAAGTATGAACGTAGTTAGAAggtttgattaaaaaataattaaagttttattttgcaTATGTTTTCCTTCTAGTATGTAAATGTATGgagtatcttatcaaagttttgctacaaaatattttaatgaaatcttttctttatattattttattaacaaatgttaaatataaaattttacttaaaactaaattcactcttatttttaatattaacttctttagatgattaaaacaaaacatacttttttttggtacattaatttttatttttttaaataaaataaaataaaaatcataaagcAATAGTAATGTGTGAGTGAGAGATATGATATTTTTtgtagaaaaaataaagaaattactttttttatttatgggGGTTAGCAGACCAACCCGCCCTATCCTGCTGTTGGCCCACGTGGATTGCGGGTTATGCGGGATGGACCTAAGCGGGTCAATGGGCTAGATTAGTGAGTTCGCCCTGCACATTTTAGTAGCGAGCCATGAGTCAGTCCATATGGCCCACCCCCGCATTGTCATCCCTATGAAACACGGGCGTTGTTGCACTTATGTATTTGCATTTTCCTCTTCTGCTCAACTTCTACAATGATAGAAATTTaacatacatatataaataattttggatgagtcgaaattgaaaagaaaaaagtaacatgtaaaataaaaatgctGAATTGATTAAtcaacctattttttttttctcctttggTTTGAGGTTTTCTTCCTCTTCAAACATTTTCTCTTCTTCCATTGGTGATTTTGGGATCAGAGTGTGTGATgattgttcccgccggttgaccagacgcgtcttcgtgcgtgacctgtccttgcgagctagggcaccttcgttctactccgtctgtgagtacctgaaaagaaatGAACAAAGGGgagccctcgcggccgtttgcactccgacgatcaagtcagctagcgagaaacatcaaagggacgcacctccgtatcggaacaccgtgactGGATGTTCTGAAGGTGGTCCAAAAATTGGATAACTGAACAACTAGTTCTTTTCTGCCCTAACTGcttgtgcgtacagtgggtgcgctaacaagacaactagggtttctCTCTGTGTGTTAAAACTAAAAACTCTGATCCCCgtctcaaacgtctaaagcccCTCTTAAATAcctccagcatttaaagcgcatttaaagcgtataaaaacgttcaacgtgtttaaaacgtttaaagcatttaaagtgctttaaagtgTTCGAAACATAAACTAAATTAatgcgtaccttagcaaactttcaggaAAACTGATATACCATGATGTTTCAATGCTCTCTGCtatgtgttcttctgacttgatcgttactcttcgtggagggccttacagcATCGTAACCCATcttagggataatccatcgtgtaagtcctccttctTGGAGTGCATAtgcgcaaggggtgaccttctgggtgccaactcatgccccccaacctctagtcactcgccctgggagtgtatctaccttttctctcgtaccatgcacgtggttctcccctaggcgtggccctctcatgggtcgtatctatcccagggtctcccagtggtggcgtgggtactccacgagtcaggttaccccctactggtactagatctatggccttgaagccacctttctcttccctttatcactgttctgaggtactgaggcctctcgcggtgtcgccccctccacggtctctcctccccatgggtatcgggggtgGCACCGGCGATGCCTTAACCTTGGTGACGCCTACACCAGGCGACACTTCATCTTgacgacgcctcatcttggcgacgacTCACCTTGGCGACACCTCATCTTGGGGACGCCCAcatctggcgacgcctcatcttggcgacgccttaaacggtcaacctgttgacttcctCCCCTTGGgccccttgaggggtcccaccatatgttgactttgactttgactttggtcaacgcccggggacgggacggtacaatgaTGTTCACGTTAAGATTAAGATTCACTTGATGATAGATACAAAAGAATGATTAACTTTACCAAAAATAGAGTTGCTTGTAATGGAGTGGAGGGAATGATTGGAAATGGAGGTTATTTTATTTGACATGTGAGATTTGGTGTGAGAATTCAATGAGGGTGAGAGtatgttttctctttctttctattattgccttaaaataaggaattaaAGGAATAATAAGAAGTTAGTTTGCATATAAAAACGGTCActtaacattaatttaaaaaattaaaaaataatttatacaaaataataaaatactttattgtaataataaaacgaaatatattaaataagggtagaaacataaaaaaaaattaccaaaaTCTAGTTACGAAGAAGaatctctttatatatatattatataatataatataaaaaattaaaattactatcGAACCTATTCaatttaataaaactaatattctattaaaaattgaataaaataatagaCTTTTAGAAATATTGTAGGTCAGATTAAACTTTTATACAAGTGATATCTTAAAGAAGAGATTACACAACTTTgcagataaaataaaattacacaaacaaataaataaaattcaagttttatttttaacaaaagtCAAATTCAAAGTATTCTAAAGTCTGGTGTAATTTAATTTCTAAGACCATAATaactattataatttataaaactatttaataataatatatattctcatcttatttcaaaatttaattaatatttatttttattatttaaaaataatattttattattaaaaaattagcaATTCCTAAGATGTTGATTAAGAGTTGACTTTAATcctaactcaactttataaaatcgatttataagagaaggtttgcacctacttatatactatgaaatgtccttatctccagtctttgtaggattccGATAACGGATGATCTGATAAATTCAACAAACTCAAATTGAATAGACTTTACATAactctaatatcatattaaaagtgaactttaattataaaaacaaagtttataaaatgagtTTCCATTctcatatatattataaatcaaGCATTATAAGCTAACTCTATCATACTAACATGTTTGACCATACCGAACCTAACAAAACTATAAACAAAGAATCTTCTGTAATTTCAAACAATGTCCCCTTATTTGTATTATGTGGGTTGGccgttattttgttttctaactTAAGGGAAAAAACATTGGTCATTAGCTTAATGAATTTTGACCATTCAGCAAGGCATGTAATAAGAAGGAACAAAAACTACTACTCTttgtcaaataaaataatagtaaaaaaataacaacagcATAAACTATCCGTCTAAAGAACTAAATTGAATGTAATTGGCCGGAACAGGAATCTTCAATCAGAAAGAAACCTTGCACAGATATTCAGATTAATAATTGCATAACATAAAGTCCACGATCTCTATATAAGCCATCATAGTCCCTCCCTTCAATGCATATCAAAACCAATTCAATTTTCTCTCAAAAACTAAAAACCATTTATTGCTGATAAGAAATGGCTTCCACCACCCAAAAACAATACATTTTAGCTCTATTCCTTCTCCTTGCAGTTGGCATTTCCCAAGTGATGTCCCGCAAGCTGCATGAGACATCCTTGAGAGAAAGACATGAAAACTGGATGCAAGAATATGGCAAAGTGTATAAGGACGCTGCAGAGAAGGAAAAACGTTTCCTCATATTCAAGGACAATGTGGAGTTCATTGAATCGTTCAATGCTGTTGGCAACAAACCCTACAAGCTTGGGGTTAATCACTTTGCTGACCTCACAGTTCAGGAATTCAAGGCTTCCCGTAATGGATTCAAGAGGCCTCACGAGTTTAGCACAACACCATTTAAGTATGAAAATGTGACTGCTATTCCTGCAGCCATAGACTGGAGGAAAAAAGGAGCTGTTACTCCAATAAAAAACCAAGGTCAATGTGGTAAGATAAAGAGCATCCTTTTAATCAGTACTTTATTATGTTCAATGATCATCATTATATTTCATTCATCTCATTTTATGTGTCACTTTTTAAACATTTCTGCTTCAGATTATTTATCAGTTTAAAATATGAGGAAACACTAGctaatatatatagtttttacaatgatatcttttttattgatatttcaACTTACAAAAAACAGTTATAAAAGCTGTTATCAAAAGTGATTTGCTTTTCAAAACCATTAATGATGAGAGAGTAATTATAACTGATTGTGCGAGAGAAGAGTTAACTATCTAAGGAAAAGTTGAAGGGGTAGCTTAGAAAAGAATttgtacataaaaaaaaaactgaatcaCTGTGTTGAACCAAAAAGATATCCTTATTGTTGTTATTAACAACAAATGAGATGAGAGAAAGTAATATCACTAGTTGGTTGTGTCACTCTTTGATTGTATTGAAAGGAATTGGATTAATGCATAgaataattttgtttgaaaaaatcTAGGGAGCTGTTGGGCTTTTTCAACTGTGGCTGCAACTGAAGGTATCCACCAAATAGCCACAGGCAAACTAGTATCCCTCTCAGAGCAAGAGCTAGTGGACTGTGACACAAAAGGTGTAGACCAAGGGTGTGAAGGGGGTTACATGGAAGATGGGTTTgaattcattataaaaaatgGTGGAATCAGCAGTGAGGCAAACTACCCCTACAAGGCAGCTGATGGCAGTTGCAAGAAAGGAACCTCCCCAGTGGCTCAAATTAAGGGGTATGAGAAGGTTCCTCCAAATAGTGAGAAGGCACTGCAGAAAGCTGTAGCTAACCAACCAGTGTCAGTTTCTATCAATGCAGATGGTTCTGGTTTCATGTTTTACTCTAGTGGAATTTACTCTGGAGAATGTGGAACTGAACTAGACCATGGTGTTACTGCAGTGGGTTATGGCATTGCTAATGGAACTGAGTATTGGTTAGTGAAGAATTCATGGGGCACACAATGGGGTGAGGAAGGATATGTGAGGATGAAGAGAGGTATTGCTGCCAAGCATGGTTTATGTGGAATTGCCTTGGATTCATCTTATCCAACTGCATGAATACTTCAATTATGTGTGAAAATTGTGTTTGAAGCTAGCTGTTTTTTGTTTATGTGTACTTAAGTCCACATATTAATGTGAACGTGAATATAGACAATGATTTGCTATTCTATTCTCAGTTTACTCTTAATGGACTCAGTTataattacaattattttaaaaataacttacatattctttaaagaaataaatgaaCATGAGTTAACAATTCTTTTCGAATACATTCTTGTTAACTTATATGATTAATTTTTATGGataaaatttgattaatttatCAATAATTTTGATTATGTGTATTAAATTTTGTCTGAattgaatattaataaaaataattaaaagattCCTATTTAGTGCGTTTGGGAAACATAactttattcatatatataatagaaaCTTTTTTGTTAACTTTACATTTAAAAAACAGTATTTAACTTCTAAATTaatgttatattaatattaaattgattgatggtttaattattttagaagtcaattaaaaattgaagaaaactaaattgttaaaaaaataattttaaaagaaaatttttatttcagtatgaaattattatattattatacatatGAATTTaggtaatttatttatattaatattataatacagttATACTAGTTAAGGTTTTGTTTGGAAGAAGGTGAGAGTGGAAAGGGAAAGAAAAGTGGGAAAAATTGAGTCCCTAGTTAGGTAGTTTGGATGTAGGGGAAGTGAGTTGAAGATGAATAGATTTGAGTAAGGGTGggaaaaaattcaaattgtcaAATCCAATTTATAATTATCCAAATCTATATTacttttaatccatttaaatggatttatctaaaaaacaaatccatatttttgaattttaagtcCGATTCATTTAATTGtatatggattagatatagattagatacatttttggattatacaAAATAGATTTTGGGTTAGATTTTGAGTTGGCCTAAGCCCAAGTCAAGCTAAGTCTCGTCGTCACGCCTCTCACTGGTCGGCACTGCCCAGTTCGACCTCTCTTCACCACCGgtcttctcttccttctccctTTCTCTTATCTTCTCTTCTCTTATTCTTGTTAaatttttgttcttcttcttaATTTCAGCTCCAATATTGTCCTCCGCCATAAGTCTCACCGCCATTGCCTTTGTCGTCACGCCTCCCATTGCCCTTCACTGCTCAGTCTCGCCTCTCATCACTGTCGATTGTCTCTTCTTTCTCCCTCCTCTTCTCTTCTCTGtatcttattatttttcttaaatttgtttcttcttcttcatttcagCTCCAACGTGTCTTACTGTAGTTGCTCCACCATGTCCAACTCCACCTCCAGCTCGAAGTTTGTCTTCCATCCTTCTTCCGaggtaaacttttaaaatttctGAGCTTTtgattaacttttttttgtgtgattatTTTTGTTGATGTGAATAATGTTGTTTGTGTGATTGTTGTTGAGGTTATCTGAATAGTTTTACTAcaaacataatttgttttcaagttaaaaaaatcacaaactGTAATAAGGAAGAACAAAGCTTATGTGTGTGAAAATTGGAAAGAACAAAGTTGTTGTACGTGTACTAGATTCATATCTGGgcttaaaattgtttatttttataccACCAAAATCACGATGCATATGTTAATTCTA
Encoded here:
- the LOC137825168 gene encoding senescence-specific cysteine protease SAG39-like — translated: MASTTQKQYILALFLLLAVGISQVMSRKLHETSLRERHENWMQEYGKVYKDAAEKEKRFLIFKDNVEFIESFNAVGNKPYKLGVNHFADLTVQEFKASRNGFKRPHEFSTTPFKYENVTAIPAAIDWRKKGAVTPIKNQGQCGSCWAFSTVAATEGIHQIATGKLVSLSEQELVDCDTKGVDQGCEGGYMEDGFEFIIKNGGISSEANYPYKAADGSCKKGTSPVAQIKGYEKVPPNSEKALQKAVANQPVSVSINADGSGFMFYSSGIYSGECGTELDHGVTAVGYGIANGTEYWLVKNSWGTQWGEEGYVRMKRGIAAKHGLCGIALDSSYPTA